Below is a genomic region from Pedobacter cryoconitis.
ATGAAATTAAATAGGTTAAAAATTAAAACACACAAAAATGAAAACATTCAGAAATCTAATGCTATTGGCAGTAGTAGCATCCTTATTAAGTTCCTGCATTGTTCAGGATCGTGGATATAGACATTACAGACATGGTTATGGAGGTGGTTACTGGCATCGTGGCTATTAATCTATAAGCAGAAACAAATATAAGGGTGACTGGTACCCGGACAAAAGCATAGATGTCCGGATACCAGTCACCCTTTTTAAATTATTTTTAATGTTGCTGTAACCTTTTATCTGCTATGTCATCTTAAAGACATAACCTTTAAAAGATGAGAAATCTAACCACTGGTATTTTGGCCTGTATAATCAGCCTCTTTACACTTTCAGCAGCAAACTCCCAAACTAATAACGGTACCGGTAAACTTAGCGGTAAAGTTCAGGATGAAAAACATATCAACCAATCTTACGTTTCAGTAAGTTTATTAGCGGCCAAAGACTCAACGCTTATTAAAGGATCTATCACAGATGATAACGGAAGTTATCTTTTCGAGCGTTTACCAGAAGGACAATACCTGGTTGCTTTTAATATGATGGGTTATAACAAGGTTTTTAAAGGTCCGTATACTATCAATGCCACACATAAAAATTATAACATTGATAACGTAGAACTAATCCCATCATCTAAACAACTGAATAGCGTAAACATTGTTGCCCGTAAACCCCTTGTAGAAAGGCAGATTGATAAAACAGTACTGAATGTAGAGAACAGTGTTTTGGCAGCAGGCAACACAGCACTGGAAATTCTGGAAAAAGCACCCGGTGTGAGCGTTGATAAAGACGGCAATGTTAGTCTCAGAGGAAAAACTGGTGTAACAGTTATGCTGGATGGCAAACCAACTTACCTTTCCAGCGAACAGCTGGCCAACCTTTTACGCTCTACAGAAGGGAACGCCATACAATCTATAGAACTGATCACTAACCCTTCGGCTAAATATGATGCTGCGGGAAACTCAGGAATTATTAATATTAAACTAAAGAAAAACCGGAACTATGGTACCAACGGCTCTTTAACAGCAGGCGCAGGTTACGGAAAATATTATAAAGCAAACGGCGGGTTATCACTCAATCACAGAGAGAAAAAATTTAATGCATTCGGTGAATTTAATTTTGGGAAGAATAAAAGATTCCATAACCTGGATATTGATCGTGTTAATAATACCGCAACAGATCAAACCTTTTTCAGACAGACAAGTGCGCAGATAGGGCAGAGACAGAATTATAATTATAAGGCTGGTATAGATTATTTTATCAATGATAAAAATACAATTGGCGTAGCAGTGAACGGCTACAGAGCTACCGGTGATAATAATGATACTAAAGTGGTAACCTTGATTGGAAGTCAGCCATTTAAAACAGATTCATCAGTTGTAGCCTCTAACCCAAATCAATATAAATATACAGGTATCACTTACAATGTGAACTACAAAGGTACTATTGATACTGCTGGTCAGGAAATTTCGGCTGATGCAGATTATTCAAGATATAACGGATTACAGAACTCCAATTACAATAACACCTATTTAAATGCTGACGGCCAGCCTTCCAAAGCACCATATATCTTTAGAAACAGGACACCCTCATTGGTGAAAATATGGGCCGGAAAGGTGGATTATACTTTACCTATTAATAAAAAAATGAAACTGGAGACAGGATTGAAAAGCAGTAAAGTGAGCACAGACAATGTCTCTTCTTTTGAAAATTTCCTGAATAATAACTGGCAAAATGATCTTACCCGCAGCGATCACTTCATTTATGATGAAAATATAAATGCAGGTTATGTAAACCTAAACCGTGAATTCAAAGGATTAACTGTGCAATTGGGATTGAGAGCGGAACAAACTAACTCTAAAGGCAACTCCGTGTCCAAACAACAAATTTCTGACCGCCATTACTTTGATTTGTTCCCAAGTGTTTTTGTAAACCGGGTACTTTCTAAAAATCATGAAGTTGGTTTTTCTTACAGCAGAAGAATTGACCGTCCTGATTATGAAGATTTAAACCCTTTTGTGTATTTCGTGGATTTATATACTTATAGCATGGGAAATCCCTTTCTGAATCCTCAGTACACCAATTCTTTTGAAGTTTCCTACTCTTATAAAAAAACGATAAATGCTACCCTTGGCTACAGCCATACCAACAATGCTATTTCCAGGGTTCTGGTTTCCGATACAGCAAAGAAAACGTTGTTTATTTCTTCTCAGAATCTTGCACAAAAGAAATCATACAGCCTGAACATCAATTCCCCTTTAACCCTGTTTAAATGGTGGACGACAAATAATAACCTGACTGTTTTTTATAACGAATTCAGTACGCCAAATCTTTTGGGCATACCCTATAAAGGAGGTAAAACAGCTTTTAACTTTAATAGTAACCAGACCATCACTTTGAACAGTACCACAAATTTTGAGCTGTCAGGTTTTTACCGTTCGGCTCAGGTAGATGGAACATTGTCCGTAAAACCTATTTACGGTATTGATTTAGGTGTCAGCAAATCTTTCATGGAGAAAAAATTGAGCCTTAAACTAGCTGCAAATGATGTCTTTAACCTACAGAAATTCAGAATTACCAGTGAAATTCCATCTCAGATTTATTCAGTGAATGAGAAAAGTGAAACCAGGGTTTTCCGTTTAACTTGCAGCTATAGATTTGGCAGTACAGCCATTAAAGGGGCACGTAGGCGTTCTAAAGGATCATCTGAAGAAGAAAGCCGGGTGAGATCAGGAGGATAAGCGCAGCCCGGTACTGTCAATTATAAAGGTAATCCGATTTCGGCTTTTGACTGCGAGATCACTAACGAACTATGTACATTACCAACCCGTTCAAGCGGAGCAATCTTTTGACGAAGGAAAGCATTGTAAGCATGCATGTCAGGAATGATAATCTTTAACATGAAATCATACTTTCCCGTAATATGGTAACATTCCAGAACTTCAGGATAAGAAATCACGGTTTTCTGGAAGGATTCCAAAGCATCTTCACTATGACTGGTGAGTGCAATCTGTGGGAAAGCAACCAGGGAGGTTGTGATTTTTTCCCTGTCCAGTATGGCTACATATTTTTTAATATAACCCATTTCTTCCAGTCTTTTTCTCCGGTCAAAAATCGGAGAAATTGTTCTGTTCAGCTGATGTGCAAGTTCTTTATTGGTTAATCTTCCATTCTCCTGCAGAAGATTTAATATTCCCAAATCAGTAGGATCTAAATGCGAATTCATAAATAGAATTATTGGCTTAGTGTAAAGTTATTTGCAGGTAGATGATGATTCAAATATAGGGTATTTCATAATTGAGTTAGACCTAACTCATGTAAAAAAATAGCCCCATTAGGGGGATAGTGTAAAAATCAGTTTATAATTATTTGATGATAAAACGATTTTATAATAACGCATGACACAGATATCAGTAGGGTCATGCGCTACTATAAAATTTAATTAATTATGGCTGGTTCCACCAAAGAGGTGTTAATAACCGTGTCTTTTCAGAGTTATCACCCACATTTTTCGGATTTCTTGTTGCTTCATTTGTCTCATAAACCATCCCCTGGATCCATGGGTCAGCATCGTTTGAGGAGAAAATGGTTGTATTGATATTCAGTGGTTTTTTCAGCCCTGGGCCATAAATATCTTTGCTATAATCCATTCGCCGCATATCTACCCAGGTTTCATTATTTAAACATTGCGTAATATATTTCTGACGGAAAATGTGACTTAATCCCTGTGTCAGGTTGGAGAAATGTAAAGCAATGCCGTCACCAAGCTGCGCTGTCCAATACGCATTAATATCCGGCGCACTCACCTCCAGCTTTCTCATGTTAGCCTTTACACCAAGCTCATAATCTGTTAGAGCACCAGCTATATTGCCAGAACGTAATTTGGCTTCAGCTTCGATTAACTTCACTTCAGAATAAGTAATAAAAGGGAATGGAGAGGTAGTATTCGTATAATATCCACTCTTACTAAATGGGCCATAATCCGCAACCGCAGTTTTGGTCGCATCACCATTTGATCCATCGGCCAGTATACCCTGTCCACCAGCAAGAGCGCCGCCGGATCTTAATCCTCTGTACTTTCCATCAGATGCTGCGGGAAGCATAATCTTTTTGATGCGTGGATCCTGGTAAATATTGTTGGTTACCGGAAAGCTGGTTAACATATTGACAAAAAACTGGCTCCACGTAAAGTATCTTGGATCTGTAGTACTCGTAAAACCACCCCAGCTTGACCACGGGCTCTCGTCAGTTTGTAATGCACCTGCGATATAGTCAAACTGCGCATCCATACCATCTGCATTGAAAGCATTTTCGCAAGCCTCTATCACTTTTGCCGGATTATAAAGCGCTGTCTTTTTTGTTAAATGATTCAGGTAACGTGCTTTCAGTGCATAGGCAAAACGTTTCCATTTACTCACGTCACCCTGATAGAGGATATCTCCGTTTTTGGAATTCAGCGCAGCAGTTTTATTGGTGCCATCAAAAGCAACGATTGCTTCGTCCAGTAAGGTCTGAATCCGTTGATAAGCAGTTTGCTGATCATCAAATGAAGGAACAAGATTGATCCCCGAAACCCCATTGTAAAAATCATTCACCACAATTGAACCATATTGATCTGTCAGCATGCCGAGATTTAAGGCCAGTAATGTTTTACCTGCGCCTGTGAAATGCGGGTTCCCCTCAGTCTCCCCCAAATTGATGAGATCGACACAGTTTGGCATCGTATACACATACGCATTTTGCCAGAAAAAATAGGAAGCCGTATAACGCCACTGCTCTGCATTTCTGTTGGTGCCGGTATTTAATTGTGTGGTTCCATATTGTACTAACCCGGCAATTTCCCTGGAACCACGCCACATTGAAGCGCCATTGGTAGTGGTAATTGCACCGACCAAACGGTTTGCAGCAGAGACAGCAGTTGGATTGTTCGGATCGGTATTTACATCCAGATACTTTTTACAGGAGGTCGCCATTGTTAAAGCAGCAAGGCTTAAAATAGAAATAACTTTTATATGTAATGCTTTCATGATTGATAATATTAAAATGATAATCTCAAACCCAAATCAAATCCCCTTGTTGCCGGGATACCCAGATTGTCAAATCCAAAAGAACCTGAACCATTCACTCCGGCTCCGCTGCCTGAAACTTCGGGATCTACACCAGAATAGTTAGTGATCAGGATCAGGTTACGGCCAGTTAATGAAACCTGTAAATTGGATAACCCAATTCCCTTAATCCTTGCTTTTGGGAAACTATAACTTACTGTAGCATAGCGCAGGCGATACCAACTGCCATCCTCCACAAAATCATATCCTTGTTTAGCATATAATGTTTGATAATAATTCTGATCAAGATTGATACTTTTTGTATTCACTAACCCTGTAGACTCTATGATTCCATCAAAAACCCTGGTTGTTCTGTCCAGCGTTTTTTTGCTGGTGCCTGAATAAACCATGGCATTCTCTGTATTATTGAAAATATCGCCACCCCGTCTGATATCGATCATAAAGGATAAAGACAAATTTTTGTAAGTGAAAGTATTCGTAATTCCAGCTGTGAAATCTGGATTTCTATCACCAATTATGCTCAGCGCAGGTGCTACCTGTGGAGCTCCGTTATTATCTAACAGCAATTTTCCGTCACTATTGGTTTTCCATGTCGTTCCATTGATACCGAATAAAGAGCCATTCAGAAATGCAGCTGCCTGTGCCACGTTTGTGCCACCGGCAGCTACCCATGCATCTGATAATTCTATTCTGTCTAATTCTCCAGGTAATGATTTTACTGTCGATTTATTCTTTGCAAAGTTGAGATCTACAGACCATTTGAAATTTTGACTAACAACAGGCTGGATATTTAATATCGCTTCTACACCTCTGCTATTGATAGAACCACCATTCAGGTAAGCCAGGAAAGCACCAGATGAAGGCGTTGTCCGTGTACCAAGAATCTGATTATCCGAAGTAGAATTATAATAAGTTACATCCAACCCTATGCGGCTTTTGAAAAACCGGATATCTCCTCCAAGCTCAAAAGAATTGGTGAATTCAGGCTGAAGCAGCGGATTTCCATAATAACCACCTGAATTTATAATGAAGCCCCTTGGATTAATCGTAGAACTATTAGTTGTTGTACCTAATGTGGTTGCCAGTACATACGGAGGTGCATCCTTACCAACCCTTGCCCACGACGCTCTGAACTTTCCGAATGAAAATATCCGGTCATCAGACTTAAGTCCCATTTCCTTTAACACTTCAGAGAATAGGATAGAAGTACTTATCGCAGGATAAAAGAACGAACGCGCATCTTTCCTGACCGTAGATGACCAATCATTACGGCCACGGAAATTCAGGTAAACCAAATTTTTATAATCCAGATTTAAATCTGCAAAAACACCCATTATTCTCCTCCTGGTAATGTTATTGATACTTGTCCTGGTGTTTGGTAAAGTATTGTTCAGTGAAGTGAATGTCGGATCAATGAAACCCAGACCCGTTGTGGTTACCTCCTCATACGCAGTCGATTCAAGATTATGACCAAGCGTAAGGCTGGTGTTAAAATCGTCCCAAAAAGTCTTCTTTCCAGTAATTAACAAAGTAGACGTAGTGATCTGATTGGTAGAAGCTACTTCAGAAATAGCTCCTTTTTCTTCACCGACAACGGTTGTACCAGCACCTCTGATACTCTTAAACTTCTCATTATAGAAATCCGTTCCCAAACGATAAGTTACATTCAAAAAAGAAAACGGATCATATACTATGTTCCCATTGGCAATTATCCTGTTTACTTTATCGGTAATTGGTTTATAATTCCGGCTCCAGTACGGATTATCTATACCAGTAAGTGTCCGCTGACTGCCATCCGGATTTAGATAAACACTCATATTATCACTTGTTGGCCACAGCGCAGCACCCATTACACCGCTACCACTGCCCTGCAAAACATATTTACGGTCAGACTCTACATAATTCAGCGTTCCGCCAACCTTAAGTTTATCCGTAATTTTGCTATCTCCGCTTAACCTGAATGACTTGCGTTTGTAACTGGTATTTTCTACAATTCCCTGCTGGTCCAATAAACCAGCCGAAGCAAAAAAAGTAGTCTTTTCATTGCCACCACTTGCTGAAACATCATGTGTTTGCGAGAACCCTGTTTTAAAGAAA
It encodes:
- a CDS encoding outer membrane beta-barrel protein yields the protein MRNLTTGILACIISLFTLSAANSQTNNGTGKLSGKVQDEKHINQSYVSVSLLAAKDSTLIKGSITDDNGSYLFERLPEGQYLVAFNMMGYNKVFKGPYTINATHKNYNIDNVELIPSSKQLNSVNIVARKPLVERQIDKTVLNVENSVLAAGNTALEILEKAPGVSVDKDGNVSLRGKTGVTVMLDGKPTYLSSEQLANLLRSTEGNAIQSIELITNPSAKYDAAGNSGIINIKLKKNRNYGTNGSLTAGAGYGKYYKANGGLSLNHREKKFNAFGEFNFGKNKRFHNLDIDRVNNTATDQTFFRQTSAQIGQRQNYNYKAGIDYFINDKNTIGVAVNGYRATGDNNDTKVVTLIGSQPFKTDSSVVASNPNQYKYTGITYNVNYKGTIDTAGQEISADADYSRYNGLQNSNYNNTYLNADGQPSKAPYIFRNRTPSLVKIWAGKVDYTLPINKKMKLETGLKSSKVSTDNVSSFENFLNNNWQNDLTRSDHFIYDENINAGYVNLNREFKGLTVQLGLRAEQTNSKGNSVSKQQISDRHYFDLFPSVFVNRVLSKNHEVGFSYSRRIDRPDYEDLNPFVYFVDLYTYSMGNPFLNPQYTNSFEVSYSYKKTINATLGYSHTNNAISRVLVSDTAKKTLFISSQNLAQKKSYSLNINSPLTLFKWWTTNNNLTVFYNEFSTPNLLGIPYKGGKTAFNFNSNQTITLNSTTNFELSGFYRSAQVDGTLSVKPIYGIDLGVSKSFMEKKLSLKLAANDVFNLQKFRITSEIPSQIYSVNEKSETRVFRLTCSYRFGSTAIKGARRRSKGSSEEESRVRSGG
- a CDS encoding Lrp/AsnC family transcriptional regulator → MNSHLDPTDLGILNLLQENGRLTNKELAHQLNRTISPIFDRRKRLEEMGYIKKYVAILDREKITTSLVAFPQIALTSHSEDALESFQKTVISYPEVLECYHITGKYDFMLKIIIPDMHAYNAFLRQKIAPLERVGNVHSSLVISQSKAEIGLPL
- a CDS encoding SusD/RagB family nutrient-binding outer membrane lipoprotein — protein: MKALHIKVISILSLAALTMATSCKKYLDVNTDPNNPTAVSAANRLVGAITTTNGASMWRGSREIAGLVQYGTTQLNTGTNRNAEQWRYTASYFFWQNAYVYTMPNCVDLINLGETEGNPHFTGAGKTLLALNLGMLTDQYGSIVVNDFYNGVSGINLVPSFDDQQTAYQRIQTLLDEAIVAFDGTNKTAALNSKNGDILYQGDVSKWKRFAYALKARYLNHLTKKTALYNPAKVIEACENAFNADGMDAQFDYIAGALQTDESPWSSWGGFTSTTDPRYFTWSQFFVNMLTSFPVTNNIYQDPRIKKIMLPAASDGKYRGLRSGGALAGGQGILADGSNGDATKTAVADYGPFSKSGYYTNTTSPFPFITYSEVKLIEAEAKLRSGNIAGALTDYELGVKANMRKLEVSAPDINAYWTAQLGDGIALHFSNLTQGLSHIFRQKYITQCLNNETWVDMRRMDYSKDIYGPGLKKPLNINTTIFSSNDADPWIQGMVYETNEATRNPKNVGDNSEKTRLLTPLWWNQP
- a CDS encoding SusC/RagA family TonB-linked outer membrane protein, coding for MKRIILLFLMAVLFFSLRVTGQEKIVSGKVTSAEDGLPLPGVTVKIKGTALGVMSDTEGNYTIKARQGQIIVFSFIGSMNQEQIVGTATTINISLKQDSKGLNEVAVTAFGVKQQVRGLGYATQNVKAKEIVESNQPNIVNALQGKVAGVQINNSSGAPGSSASINIRGGSSLSGNNQPLFVVDGIPVDNSTPVSQGGLVASAAPASNRAIDINPEDIESITVLKGPAAAGLYGLRAASGAIVITTKKGVSGAGKLTYSNNFSFDRVNKLPELQSTYKQGEQGVSNAVATGSWGSLLSAGDPVYTNLSDFFKTGFSQTHDVSASGGNEKTTFFASAGLLDQQGIVENTSYKRKSFRLSGDSKITDKLKVGGTLNYVESDRKYVLQGSGSGVMGAALWPTSDNMSVYLNPDGSQRTLTGIDNPYWSRNYKPITDKVNRIIANGNIVYDPFSFLNVTYRLGTDFYNEKFKSIRGAGTTVVGEEKGAISEVASTNQITTSTLLITGKKTFWDDFNTSLTLGHNLESTAYEEVTTTGLGFIDPTFTSLNNTLPNTRTSINNITRRRIMGVFADLNLDYKNLVYLNFRGRNDWSSTVRKDARSFFYPAISTSILFSEVLKEMGLKSDDRIFSFGKFRASWARVGKDAPPYVLATTLGTTTNSSTINPRGFIINSGGYYGNPLLQPEFTNSFELGGDIRFFKSRIGLDVTYYNSTSDNQILGTRTTPSSGAFLAYLNGGSINSRGVEAILNIQPVVSQNFKWSVDLNFAKNKSTVKSLPGELDRIELSDAWVAAGGTNVAQAAAFLNGSLFGINGTTWKTNSDGKLLLDNNGAPQVAPALSIIGDRNPDFTAGITNTFTYKNLSLSFMIDIRRGGDIFNNTENAMVYSGTSKKTLDRTTRVFDGIIESTGLVNTKSINLDQNYYQTLYAKQGYDFVEDGSWYRLRYATVSYSFPKARIKGIGLSNLQVSLTGRNLILITNYSGVDPEVSGSGAGVNGSGSFGFDNLGIPATRGFDLGLRLSF